CAGCCATGAGAGGATTTCGGTGATAATCTCTTTTGGGAGCCACTGCCAGATCGACATCGACATCGACATCGTGAGGGATTGCAAAATGGTTTCCTTCAACTTCAGCAAAAGAAAAGCAGGAGTTGTTGCTTgtttagagaaagaaagagagaaatgcaGCAGGTGGGTggggttgtttgtttgtttcattgGAAATGCATGTGAAGAACTTTGGAGGACGGCCAGCCATTGTTGTGTCACTGTCACTGTGCAGACTGCAGAGAGGACACTTTGTTTGAATGTTGAGCCTCAATCAAAGCAACGCGCGTGGGCGTggccaaagagagagagaaaggagaaaatGCATGATATCCctactgattttattttctttttgctgaaaatttgatttaaatGTTCAACTTGTATCTATGgtcggcaattttgacacgtctaGTGAATTCGACGCGAACACGACATGAAGTTAGCAAGTATtaggtttgggcttatcgggttcaggtcttaatcgggtagaacCTGGGTACCCGATATGAACAAGACACAAAGTTAGCAAGTATTAGGTTTGGGCTTATCGAGTTTGGGTCTTAATTGGGTCTACCCAATTAAGACCTACCGGGTCGACCCACCAGACATGTTTAAATTAATGGGTCTAGTGGGTTAGTGGGTCAGCcgggtctcgggtgacccgccaaacccgtcacccatttaaaaaaaaaagaaaaaaaaagtgtgtctGTAACCCGGTAAGTTGGTAAAACACTGCACAgacactttttttcttcacacCCTACTACGACACTACCCTAGCAGCATGCANNNNNNNNNNNNNNNNNNNNNNNNNNNNNNNNNNNNNNNNNNNNNNNNNNNNNNNNNNNNNNNNNNNNNNNNNNNNNNNNNNNNNNNNNNNNNNNNNNNNAAAACAACTTCTATACGGGTGTAGCACAAACACAtccctttgtgcccaccaattaAGAAGTGACACCTAAGCATATCATAATAAACCTaggcttaaagaaaaaaatacaacacCAGATTAtaccaaatatgaaaaaaaaaaaaaaaaactaattaatttaaaaaaaaaaacaaaaattgaaggggttGGCTGGCCACCACCTCcccagccaccccaaatggAGGTGGGGGGTAGCTCGCGTAGGCAACCCTAGGTCATGGGGTGGCTTGCCGGTCACCCCAGAggagttgggggtggccaattCCTCTGGGTTGACCGGCAAGCCACCTCATggcatgggggtggccgcgagctGCCCTCACCCCCTCCCtctgcaaattttttaaaaaaaaacaaagttaagaAACCTGATATAATAAGATGCTTtgggtttatatttttaatatgctACATGCTGAGGTGTCAACTTttcattggtgggcacaaagggtGGGTTTGTGCCACACCTATATAAAAgcttttcttcttaaaaaaacatgtgcatatTACAAGTTATGTTTATAGattaagttaaaagaaatttctccaattcagtttgaaaaaaaaaaaaaaaaaaaaaaaaaactctattctccaaaaaaatataaCTCATTTTATCCAAGAATTGCAGTACAAGTTGTTCCAACAAGAAAGTGCACAGGAtacaaaaaggaacaaaaaaatgcttaacagaataattaatgaataaataaataaaataaaatgtgctCCAAGTCCATTAATGGGCCTTGcgttttatatttaattttaaaattctgtTTAATCACTAAACTTGATCTTAAATGAATTATTAATgcaaaaaattactttttgcatAAGTTGATAGAATGTTTAgcaaagagaaataaaagaagcTGCGGCCTTAATTTGTCTACTGAGCAAAGAAACGTGAAGGCTATAATTTAATGGCTTCCCTTTTTTtgcagcaagaagaaagaagacaagTCCTGCAGAAAATGCCCATGGCGTGAAAGAGgatgaaaacaaacaaaacagagAAGCCGTACACCTGCAAGCTACAGCAGAGCGCGTGAGATCCTAAACCTGCAGAATGGAAATCAGTATACTGGGTGCGGGTGTCAAAAATAATCGGAAAACCGAAACCGGGAAATTGGGGACCCGATTCCGGTTCTGgttgcaaaaaataaagaaaccgggaccccggtttcggtcccggtttttggcacccggtaaaaaccgggaaaaccggaaccgggtattattttattaaattatatatatatatattgtctttgtaatatgtttgtgaactatttttattgtgaatgtatttcttttgattgatagattatttaaatgggttaaatttCGCTGGTGATTTAATTACTAAGTCATAGACTAATGCGTTTATTTTCTTTCCACTTgtaaaatataattgttttaGAGACTAGAACAGGTTAGTTCCTACAGAGTGCAAATTAAAGTCATTCACAAGGATTTAAGTTGTTGAGTGAAGTTTATAGAGGCAAATTTTTATGtatttcttgtgtacttgcgtATTCCAGAGAGAGTGTATTCCAATTGCTAATGTATTTTGGAGGTTGTAATTTTGTATTGTAGCGAAAGAAAAGATATCAAGGAAAATAACTTTTCCGCTGCACTTATTTGAAATGATATTTATTAATACAAGTGGGGGTGGCACTCCAATTAACATTCCAACTtaatttttagtaaataaaatttgggaGCCTTACATGTCAACTCTCCGTGGGTGGCAGATCACTCCCTTGGGGTAGTCAGTTACGACAAAGGGCCACCGGAAACCAAGGTGGATGGTAGCCGATGACGAAGGAGGTATTACAAGCAAAAATTAAAGTTGAGAgctaaacaaaaactaaaagcaACCCAAAATAGTGCTTTGTAATCGAGAGATCTCACCACAATGTCAATGTGAAATTAAAGTTGGTTTAATATGTCTCTTAAGAGGAGCAAGagattatttatcaaatttgGCAATATTATCAAACTGCTCAATAAACAGCTACCATGAATGGCATTTGGAAATGATCCTTGAATTGCCATAGGCCTAAACATGAATCAAGACTTCAATTAATTAGGTCAATGATTTGATTACCCAAAGACGACAACAAAATTAGGTCAATTTTTACCCAAATATAGCTGGCAAAGCTGTTTGGCATATTTTGCCTATCAAAACAAATTTCCTAAGCCCTAGTGACAGCCCTAGCCATCCTCTGCCCTTTGGCCCCTTTCTATAACTTAGCTCTAGaaacttttgaacaatgttttCCTAGAATGCCACCTCACTCGAGTCACTTGGCATCTTTCCCCGTGGCCTCTTAATATTCACATTCTTAATGGAATGGATTAAACTCATCATAATCCAAATTCTAAACTTTATGTTAATACCCTGGATGCtgactctttttttctttttgtatggATGGCCAAAAACAAACATAAGGTATTATCAGGCAAATCAAACTCGTAGGGTCTACAATTAGCATATTTCAGCCTGATGCTCAAAAGGGTATATCTAAACAGTAAATTTCTACACGTTCATCTTTGATGTAGCTATAGACATTAGGGGTAATGTTTTACATGATTGGTAAAAGTAAAGACAGCTATCCTAACTATCTCATAAGTCATAAGCCAATTCCTAAGAacataaaatatcattttggaaTGTGACTCCCATAATGACATAGATGCCATCCAGAATAACTCTAATCAAACGTAATGGAGCATCATTACCATTATCTCAGATATTCATTAGATGCTTCCCTATTTCAATATGAGGCATGTTCAGAAAATTCTAAGAATATGATCTCTGCCGTTACTACACAGTATAGTGTAAGACCTGAGAAACTCAAACCCAGAGTATATCcacaattttcaaagttatcGAGTTATGAGTGTCACAAGTGTTGCTAATTGAAAAAGATGCTTTCATATTTGAGATTTCTTAAATTTGCATTCTCCAATCACTCAAAGATGAAAATCAATTAGAGTACAAgatattttaacacttaactATGTTAAAATGGGAGAATTAGACTTTGGATCTTTTCAAAGTACACCAACAACAGGATCGCTGCTTTTGCTAATGGAAAAATATGTTATGATTTCTAGTATTTTATCACAGTTGCATGTTATAATCATCTCATAAAGGAGGAATAAACTGAAGTACCATCAGAGCAAACAACTTAACAGCATTAGATACCTTCTATTGTGAAAGTGCTAAGAAATCCAACACTGAAAACCTTTTAGAATTCTTCCTTGTGGTACCCTTTTTACTCTTTCAAATCTTGCAAGAAAGTaaagcaacaaaaacaacaaagcaatccaagaaaacaaaacagagaTTTCTTCTTTGTACTTCATCGACCGACTTCATCCAAGGTGGTGTAAAACCATTTCACCAAATCTTCTTTTCCCTCAATTCATTTCTGCAAAATAGAGAAAAACTAATGAGAATTCCTTCACAAACTTTAAAAAACTAGCCAAAGGAGATGGATCTTCACACAAAATATACGCattaaaaattttgactcaGGTTTATAATTCACAGAGACATTGAACCTCAACAAAAGGACTACTTTAAGAGTGGAATGAGATGCGTGCAATTCACATCTTACCACCTCATTGGAACCTCATCCTGACCACAACCTTGATTGGACTCTAAGCCTTTGACATGGGAGACAATTTGGGTTAAATAAGAACATTTTGAGTGACCTCTCTAAACAGCCATGTCAATGAACAATTTAAAGATGGTCTTGCTGAAAGAAGATGGTATATATACTCTTCTCTCATGTCTGTGTTATTCTTAAGAACTGATTCATGGATTGATAGAGGTTGTACAAAGAGCCCCAGACTGATATTGAACACTTTTAATAGCAAACTTTTGTGTCTAGCAAATTTCAAGTGCCTCACTTTTGTCATAATCTTTTGGAAGAGGTTAATTTGACTGAAATGTAATATGAAAAGGGACAACTGTAGATTCAAACTGAgggctttgtttgataacaaTTTTTCATTATCCTCCGTAACTGGCCACCAATAATATGTTAACACTATGCTCTATTCACAACCTGATTCACGCAATGGTAATTATGAAGAGATTGAAGGACCCAAATAATATCCCATATTATCCCACATCAGAAATAACAAACATCTTACTGAAGTATCCTAGAACAAAGCCAACCAATATTCATACTCAAGTTTGCCTTACCATTCAAATATGGCCTCTCTCTTTTGCAATTCCAAGCATTTGAATCAGTTGTGCTTTACACAGCCAATCCAAAGCACAACTAATCAATAATATATGTAATTACTTTGACTTCATATCTTAGTAAAGAATCAAGAATACTAGCGAATGGAAACCATAACAGGATTGATTCAGAACAGCAAAATCAAAGTTACATTATTCAAAGAATTCTAAACCAAAAACTATAGGTTATTTATTtcctaaacaaaaattaaaagcaacACAAAACACATATCCATTCCGTATTGTTTTTCCCTACTGGCATTCGCATACTCTTATCAACCTGATTTAACTTTGGGATTGATATAACTACAAGATATTTGCTGGTTGAGTGCATGAATTCTTCGCTCATGGATTAGTCATCCTACTTTGCTGACAGATTATGGCATAAGCAATTCATTTGTAAACCCTCAAATTATTTACATGTTGGCTGTTTCTCTTGGAAACATAGCAGGTCCTTacctataacttttttttataagtggcAGGTTGTTAACTATAATATCATGTTAGAATAGTCATCCCAAATGGTTTCTCACTTTGGCATTTCAACAATGATAAATAGGGCAATGGTAGTGCAGTAGGGATAGACGCCGTCCATATGGCTATAGAAAGGGTATCAGAGTCCTCTCTCCTAAGCTCTAATAGCAAGCTTTTCAATCTAAAAGGAATGATTCTCACAGTTGTTCAACAAATTTTCTACACGGACTTCAATCCATTAAACGCACCAAAGATGAAGAGGCATGCTTTCTTAGCCTAGTGCATAATTTCCTGACCTATGTGAAAAACTGGAAATTTTAAGCGATCTGAATGGGGAAATTATAGTAAACCAGTCAATTTGGACCAGCAGATTGATTAGCATTTTGTATGGGATTTATAAAGCGGTATGCAAAATGGAAATATGGTATAACGATGTTGAAATGGGAAATTGCAATATGATTCATAATCCTATATTAAGCACACTAATTCAGTAATCGTAACTAGCATCAAGTACCTTACCTTTACCTGCATTTCTTTGCGAGCTAACTGCCTCCAGACCAATTCCCTAACTACCACCAGACGAATTCCCCTGTCTCCCCGGAACTAGGTCCGCTACATTCAGTAGAACAAGGCTCTCCACATAAGCATCCAAATAAATATGCTCTAGGCCACAAAGGGGAAGATCCTCCAAATATCCTCGGCTACTAGGTCCGAAAGAAAAGAACCTGTTAGCATCGTGCACCAGAACTTCATCACTCTTTGGAAAGCCTATCACCCTCTGAAATCCCTCAATGCGAACATCATACAGCTTTGTCCAAGATTCCACTACTCCATACTCTTTCATCACCCACACGGCATGAGACGCCTCGATGCCAAATCCGGTACGAGGGACAAGTGCAAGCAACCCATCAATTAGCGCCACAGTAACGTCCAAGCCTTCCAACTCTTGTAAGCTCTTAGGCATACCCACTTCACCAAAGGTCTCATCCTTCATATTAAACGACATGATCACATTGCAAAAGGCACCTTGATGCCGTTGAGTGTGTGTGGACCAGTGGAGTGCCCCACACACTAAAACCGATGAGGACCAATACTTCATCGTGTAGCGAGAATCGGGGGCCGTAATAAAGCGCCATATGCCTGTTCGAAGCGTATAAATCTCAAACAGAGGTGGAACAGTTTTACAATCATGGAGATTCATGAGTCTCACCAATTTGTAATCATCGGTCACGGGCTCATACCCAAAGCCAAAAGTTTGTTGTAACGATCCAAGATTAGGCTTGGGAAGGGAGATGGCTTTTTGAATAGAAGGGTTCCAGAGAACACATAACCCACTTTCGTTATTGAAAGTCATATTGGCAAGACATAGTAGGCCGTTAGATGAACCAACCAAGTATAAGGAATATTTATGGTTAAATGGGTCATGCAATTCTATAAGATCTGATGGGTTTGCAAAGAAATCACCCTTCTGTTCTATTTCTTGATATGATGGGTACAGCAGGAGGGTATGAAAGGTGTAGTTATGGCAGGCGAAAATGTAGGTCTGGTGTTGGGAGTTGGAAAGAGAGTGATTAAGGTGGGTGGCGATGAAGCGGGAGGTGGAGATTAGAGAGCACCATGCCTTTGAAACACACCTGAATCTAATGAGCGACTTCACCGGCAGCCATGAGAGGATTTCGGTGATAATCTCTTTTGGGAGCCACTGCCAGATCGACATCGACATCGACATCGTGAGGTATTGCAAAATGGTTTCCTTCAACTTGAGCAAAAGAAAAGCAGGAGTTGATGCTTgtttagagaaagaaagagagaaatgcaGCGGGTGGGTggggttgtttgtttgtttcattgGAAATGCATGTGAAGAACTTTGGAGGACGCCCAGCCATTGTTGTGTCACTGTCACTGTGCAGACTGCAGAGAGGACATCTTGTTGAGTAATGATGCaaagcacgcggcgtgcgtggcacgcccacgcacgccagtgcaaaaatttttttttttttttttatttttttttaaaaaataataaaataataataaaataataaaaaaaaaaaaaaatttttgtgcctggcgtgcatcactgttgatgcacgccaggcgtgcttTCCATCATTACTCCATTTTGTTTGAATGTTGAGCCTCAATCAAAGCAACGCGCGTGGGCGTggccaaagagagagagagaaaggagaaaatGCATGATATCCctactgattttattttctttttgctgaaaatttgatttaaatGTTCAACTTGTATCATTCAAATGAGTTTTTTAATGTATcattcagttttttattttaacattttttaacattttattatttaattttttttaatattttaattttttaatgagttttttaatGGGTAAATTTCACTTACTCCATGAAGTTGCGCGTCTTTTGCAAACCCTCCCCCAATGTTCAAAGTCTTTTactttagtgtatcaaactttgattttctttcactttttcccttccgttaggattttctgactgcaatatataatgaaataggaaaaatggaaagaaatcaaaattcGATACACCAAaatgagagactttgaagattaGGGGATGTTTGCAAAAAGCACGTAACTTCTGTtaaatttctgttaaatttatgaaattaagatggacaaaaatactttttccGTTATTAACTATAACATACGAATTGATACTGAAAGTGgtaaaaaatgaagttattaAACCacttatactaaaaaaaaaaaaaaaaaaaaagaaaatatttaaccctatttttttaagaacacTCTCTATCAATTATCTTTGACATTTAAGCATCGAAGATGTAGAGAAATGTGGATGATATGTAGTCAGCCATTTTGGCCATTATAACTTTATTTAACAAACTTTTTGGAAGTAAGCATTTTTTGAGCTAGTATTCTGCATAAAAACATGTTAGTTAACATTTCTtgaaattatagtgataatcttgaaattttttactttcaatttatttaatttgaggGGTGGCTAATCCATCCTTAGGGAGTGGTCGAGCCATCCCCAAGTATTGCATGCGGTAGAGGGGTGATTCGACCAGCCATTTTTagtttagtgttttatttttttttttgttggattgaagggaattttcattatttcaaGTTAAAAATGAACAAATGCATGCTACATGCGCTATTTATGTTTGAATTAACGCACTCAGCTAACGAAAAAGGGTTTTATTTCTCGACCACTCCTatgttaatgtatttttatGAGTATCAAGTGTTTCCTTTTCATATATACttttattctaataaaattgaaCCAAAAATGGCACACGTTTGATCTGATTACTTTAAACAAGTATACTTAGTTGTGCTGGTGTATAGCTCTGAATTTTTGGTGAAGAAACAATTAAAGGGAACATTGCTATGTGGGGTGATTCAAGGACATGTTGTTACATGACtctgtttgtaattttttttcttagtgggtattttttgttttatacaGCCAATCCAAAGCAcaaataatcaataataaatggAACTACTTTGATTTCATATCTTAGTAAAGAATCAAGATTACTAGCGAATGGAATTCCTACTGAATTGGGAAGTTCTAAATCAACTAAATTCATTGAGACACTCTTCTGTTCTCTTCGAGTAATGATACAGGTTACGCGGCGTGCGTGAACAGTAACGCACGCCGCTGACGTGGCATGTGCccctgttttaaaaaaaaaaaaaaaaaaaaaaaaaaaaaagaaaaaacctgcgttcaaaactcaaaacccatCCCATTTTCATTTCCCTCCAGTTTCTTCTGCACCAAAACCCAGCCCCGATACCCAATTTCTTCCCAAACCCATTTTCTCCCCCACCAGCGTCGTGATCTCCTTTCTCCACCGTGCGTCCATCTTTCTTCCAAGGCCCTCATTTTCCCCCTCAAAATTCTTCCCCCAAAATTCTCCCTACCCTGCGACCGAGAACCTGCTCCACAACCGCCGGAAGTTCGCTGCTCGTTGCTGCCCAAGACCCATCTCGACGCAGCCGCTCGTTGCCGTCCACGCCGCCGTTCATTGAAGCCCTCTCTCTTTGCTTCCTCCTCTGAAAGGTTtcagctctctctttctctcttgcttaGGGT
This window of the Corylus avellana chromosome ca5, CavTom2PMs-1.0 genome carries:
- the LOC132182687 gene encoding F-box/kelch-repeat protein At3g06240-like; translation: MKQTNNPTHPLHFSLSFSKQASTPAFLLLKLKETILQYLTMSMSMSIWQWLPKEIITEILSWLPVKSLIRFRCVSKAWCSLISTSRFIATHLNHSLSNSQHQTYIFACHNYTFHTLLLYPSYQEIEQKGDFFANPSDLIELHDPFNHKYSLYLVGSSNGLLCLANMTFNNESGLCVLWNPSIQKAISLPKPNLGSLQQTFGFGYEPVTDDYKLVRLMNLHDCKTVPPLFEIYTLRTGIWRFITAPDSRYTMKYWSSSVLVCGALHWSTHTQRHQGAFCNVIMSFNMKDETFGEVGMPKSLQELEGLDVTVALIDGLLALVPRTGFGIEASHAVWVMKEYGVVESWTKLYDVRIEGFQRVIGFPKSDEVLVHDANRFFSFGPSSRGYLEDLPLCGLEHIYLDAYVESLVLLNVADLVPGRQGNSSGGS